The genomic interval GTTCGTTCCGTATCGGTTTGCGCGGACTCGAGCGCTTGCCTGGCTGCTTCCGATTTTTCGGCGAGCTGCGTTTCCTCGGTGTGAACCAAATCCAGGCGTTCACGCACATCCGCGCTCTTGGCCTCCAGGCGGCTCAACGCATCGGGAGATTCTTCTTCCGAGTCCTGCGCCAACAACACGGCCCCGCTTCCGAGGATGAGATCGCCTGCCAGAGTCACCACGCGCCCCTGGGGCGGCAATTCAGGGAGAACACGCTTCGCCGCGGCGATGTCGCGTACGACGATGGTTTGCCCGAGCAAGACTTCGATCGCCGGGCGTATAGCTTGATCTACGTCCACCAACGAGGCGGCGTTCCCCACGCATCCCGAATCCTCCGGCGCTTCCAACGGGTCCTGCGATGATCCCGGGTTCAGTGAGATGAGCGCTGCGCCATCCCCCTTTCCTTGCTCGTCCAGCCAAGGAAGAGTCGCGAGAAGATCGTCCACCGTATCAAATGCAAACGACCGGTGGAATTCGCCCAGGGCGGCTCGAATCGCTCGCAGATATTCGGCGGGTATTTTCAACTGCTTCGCTATTTCGCCTGCAAAACCGGGCGAATCGCCGTCTCGTTTCCCGCGCTGGAGTAGATCTGCCAGTGCGTCGTACGCATCCAGCGCCGTGCGTTTGACCTCCCGCAGCGCATCGAACTTCGCTTGCTCTGTCTCGAGGCTCGAAATGCGTTCGCGCAGCTGACCGTGCGCTTCTTCGACTTCGCGCAAATCCCGCTGCGCATCAGCATAAGCTGTTGAGGCCCGTTGATGATTTTCCTCCGCTTCATGTAGCTGCTGGAGCGACAACTTATCACGCTGCGTTTTCGCCTCCAGGTTCGCTTCCTGCGATTGTAAGGCTTTTTCCAATTCGTTTCGCTGAGCTGACAATTCACTCAACTGCTCTTCGATCTGCGTGCAGCGCGTAAGCCACGCTGCCTGCGCCGCGGCCAGTTTTTCCAACGACTTACGCACCGTATCTGCTCGGCCGAGGTGCGCGTGCAGCGAAACGCTTTCTGCTGTGCCCTGCTCCAAATCCTGCAGTTCTTCCAGCGCCGCTGCGAGCGCCTGCTGCCTGACCTGCTCATCCTCCGTGGCGCGGGTGAAGCGATCCATCAAACGCGCGCGCATTTGCTCGAGGCTGCCGATTTCGGCCTGAATGAGGCCGTCTTGTTCCGCCAACCAGCGCAGCCGCTCCTGCGTGACGGCGAAGTTACGCCCCATGACCTCGCGTTCGCTGTATAAATCGGAAATGCGCTGGCTCCACGTGCGGATTTGAGCCCGGAAGCTATCGATCTGACTCCGCGTCGTCGCCAGGTCCCGTTCCCCACTTTCCTGTTTGTTGCGCAGCCCGTCTCGATCGCGTGACTTCTCTTCGGCTTCCAGCGCAACCTCGCTCACACGATCCAGCAAGTGATACCAGTGATAGCCGTACCAGATGCGCAGGGCGGAGTTGAGATCGCGCTGCACTTGTTCATACTCGCCGGCGCGCTTGGCCTGCCGTTTCAGGCTGCGCAGGCGCGGCTGTAGCTCGGACAAGATGTCCTGCACTCGTTCGAGATTCCTGCGGGTATTATCCAGGCGCCGGAGCGCCTCCTCCCGCCGGCTGCGGTACAAACCGATCCCCGCCGCTTCTTCGAAAAGGCGCCGCCGCTCTTCTGCCCGCAGTGAGAGCGCTGCGTCGACCAGACCCTGGCCGATGATCGTATACGTCCGTTGTCCGAGGCCGCTGCTCGCCAGCAGCTCGGTCACGTCCCGCAGTCGAACGCGTTGGCCGTTGATGAGATATTCGTTCTGGCCGTCGCGATAAGCCCGGCGGGTGATATTGACTTCCGAAAAATCGATGGGCAGCCAGCCGTCGCTGTTGTTAAAACCAATCGTCGCCGCCGCCATGCTGGCGCGCGGCTTGTTCTCCGATCCGGAAAAGATCATGTCTTCAGTCTTTTTGCCGCGCAGCAGCGAATAGGACTGCTCGCCCAGAACCCAGCGGATGGCATCGGCGATGTTGGACTTCCCCGATCCGTTCGGACCGACCACCACGGTGATGGTCGGCGCAAGCGCAATCTCCGTCTTCAACGCGAACGTCTTGTAGCCCTGCAAGTCCAACGACTGCAGCCGCGCAGTTCCACCGTTATGCTGCCTGCGCGGCTTCCTGTTTGCTGTGACCGCACCCTCGACCGAGCATTCCGTTGCCGACATCCACCTCGACGATGAACTCGCGCGAATGATCGGGGCCGATCGAGCCGACCGTTTTGTAGCGCGGTGTCTGCCCAAGTTCGGCCTGCGCCCAGATCTGCAGCAAACTGCGTGCGTCGAACAAGGACTGGTCCTCCAGGACGGTCTCGGAAGCGGATTTGAGCCGTTCTTCCATGAATTCGATCACCGCCGGGAATCCGGCATCGTGGTATATGGCGCCGATCAACGCTTCGAACGCAGCACAGAGCAATGCAGGACGCTCGCGTCCCCCGGTCGATTCTTCACCTCGCCCCCGCAAAAGCCGCCAGTTGCTCCGTACGCACCAACGCCGAGCGCAAGCGTGTCAGTTGCCCTTCATTCATCTCCGGGAAATGACGATAGAGCCAGGCCGCGGTGAGGAAATCGAGCGCGGCATCGCCCAGAAATTCCAATCGTTCGTTATCTTCGAGCGCTTCCGGATGCTCGTTGACGAAGGAACGATGAGTCAACGCACGGCGCAGTAAATGTGAATCGACAAACGTCAGCCCAGCCTGATGGGCAAACTCATTCGGTTGCACAGGTTTCTCCGTGAACTTGGGGAACGCCGGGAACTCAAGAGTACTTGAGTTATCGGCGTACCACTCGTTCAAACCACGTGATCAATTATCGTTATTCTAACCCGAGAAAGCGCGGAATGCCAGAACCGCGTTGTGTCCGCCGAAGCCGAACGCATTGCTCAGCGTCACATTCACTTGCGCTTCTCGTGCCTGGTTGGGAACGTAATCCAGATCGCAGCCCGCATCGGGCTCCGCCAGGTTGATCGTCGGCGGGATTTGATTGTCCCGAATGGCCAGAATGCAGAATATGGACTCGAGAGCGCCCGTGGCGCCCATCATATGCCCGGTCATGGATTTCGTGGAGGACACCGCAACGCTGCCTGCGTGTTCCCCCAACGCCGACTTTATGGCTTTCGTTTCGGCCACGTCGTTCAATATCGTCCCCGTGCCGTGCGCATTGACGTAATCCACATCCTGCGGCGTAAGGTTCCCGTCTTCCAGCGCTTTTCGAATCGCCGCACTGCCGCCCGCGCCGTCTTCCGCAGGGGCGGTGATATGGAAAGCGTCAGCCGTCGATCCATACCCGACGAATTCTCCGACGATCTCCGCACCCCTGGCCTGCGCATGTTCCAGGCTTTCCAGCACCAACACGGCAGCGCCTTCTGCCATAACCAGGCCGTCGCGGTCCTTATCGAACGGTCTCGGTGTGACATATGGTTTTTCTTGATTGTGCGACAACGCACCCAAGCGATCGAAACAACCCAGTCCGATGCCGCTGATCGGGGCCTCCGAACCCCCGGCGATGGCGGCATCGATGTATCCGGAGCGGATCATCATCGCCGCCTGACCGATCCCGTCAGCAGCGGAAGCGCAGGCTGAAGCGACGGAAAAACATGGCCCCATCACACCGAAGTGAATGGCGATCAACCCCGCTGCGCCGTTGGACATGAACATGGGAATGAGGAAGGGACTCACGCGACGAGACCCTTGTTGATCCATGATGAGAATGCCCTCTTGCATCGATTGCAGCCCTCCGACCGCAGCGGAAATGACGGCCGCTATGCGGGTCGGATCTTCTGCGGCGATATCGAGACCAGCCTGATCGATCGCCTGGCGAGTGGCAGCGATGGCAAATTGTTCGAAGAGATCCATACGCCTCGCTTCACGGGCGGTGATGTACGGCTCGAAATCGAAATTCTTAATTTCACCTGCGATGTGAACGTTGTAAGGAGAAGTATCAATGCGCGTGATCGGGCCGATGCCCGATTTTCCGGCCAATAAATTTTGCCAGGTTTCCGGTACGTCCAATCCCAGCGGATTGACCGTTCCCATTCCGGTCACAACCACTCGCGTATCGTATTCCATGCTCTCCTCCCAAGCCAAATGAGGTTTCCAAACTCAAGAAACAATGAAATGAATTTTCCTGCGATATTCGTCAATTCTGCGGTACAGGTTTGGAACTCAAACTCAATGCCACAAGAAATTGTCCGTACTATTAATTATCTGTACTCTAGATACAACCCAATAGCGTTCAACAGGTTGCGTGTGGACGGGGAATTCCCGGAATGTTGGGGATTTTCAGGCTCGGTCATACCATATGGATGTCTTCGTTCCCATCCGTAAGGATCGATCGGATCAGGCGTTCGATGCCAAACTGCGCCGCATAAAGTACCTCGACGCTGCCTTGATCCGACGTACATGCGATCAACACATTGGGTGTTTCGATTTCTCCGCCGGCACGTCGAACGACGGCGACGCCTCGCACCGCCGGCCAACGCTCCCGGATTTCATCCGCAACTCGATCCACTTCCGTATCCGAGATCGTGTCGCCAATCGCCCTTCCAGAGCAAACACACGCCGCTTTAATTTGGGAAGCGTCCAAATCTGCCAGAATCTGCTCTATATCCAGCGCGTCGTTCGTCAAACGAAAGAGCGTCGACTTTGGGGAAGTCGCCCCGCCGCTGACGGGCGGGAACAGGGCTACTTCATCACCGTCGTGCAGGAGTTCATCTCGGGATGCATATTCACGGTTGATGGAAACCAGTGTCGTAGGAAGCGCATCTTCCAGGCTTGTATGACGCTTCTGAAGCATAGTGAGCAAATCCGAGACGCGTGAGCCCATCGCCAGCTCCAATTTTTCCTGGCGAATGCCCACTCGCTGGCGCAGCGTTGCGAAGTAGAGCACCGACAGCCGCATCAACGCCTGTCTCGAAATCCACAAATCATCATTTTCCATCCATTGAGAAAAAAGAAACCCTGCCGCCGGTAATCCTACTTGATTCGGATCCGGATCATTATACCCAGTGACGAAAGCGAACAACAGATAAAGCCGCTGCCCCACATCTACCCACCTCGAAATTTTCGAGATTGCACCGGCATCCCATTCGAAAACCGGCTGACTTGACACCTCCATACGGCCTGCTATAATGATACCGCCTGCCCAATGGGCAGGCGGTATTGTGTGTACCAAGGAGAAAAGGATTATGCCACCGCTTCCGAAGAGGAAAACGTCAAAGGGTCGGCGAGACCGCCGGCGCGCACATGACGCTCTGCAGGCACGCCACTTGTTGGTTTGCGCGAACTGCGGAGAGAAGCGTCTACCGCATCATGTTTGCCCTAGCTGCGGCCATTATGCCGGGCGCGAAGTGATCGAGATCGAACAAGGTTACAACTTATGAAGGCCGTGTTTTCAAGCGCGGCCTTTTGATTCCTATGTCCCTAGACCCCAAGCAAAGCGCATTTATTTTCCCAGGCCAAGGATCTCAAGCCATTGGCATGGGAAGTCTC from Anaerolineales bacterium carries:
- a CDS encoding AAA family ATPase encodes the protein MSATECSVEGAVTANRKPRRQHNGGTARLQSLDLQGYKTFALKTEIALAPTITVVVGPNGSGKSNIADAIRWVLGEQSYSLLRGKKTEDMIFSGSENKPRASMAAATIGFNNSDGWLPIDFSEVNITRRAYRDGQNEYLINGQRVRLRDVTELLASSGLGQRTYTIIGQGLVDAALSLRAEERRRLFEEAAGIGLYRSRREEALRRLDNTRRNLERVQDILSELQPRLRSLKRQAKRAGEYEQVQRDLNSALRIWYGYHWYHLLDRVSEVALEAEEKSRDRDGLRNKQESGERDLATTRSQIDSFRAQIRTWSQRISDLYSEREVMGRNFAVTQERLRWLAEQDGLIQAEIGSLEQMRARLMDRFTRATEDEQVRQQALAAALEELQDLEQGTAESVSLHAHLGRADTVRKSLEKLAAAQAAWLTRCTQIEEQLSELSAQRNELEKALQSQEANLEAKTQRDKLSLQQLHEAEENHQRASTAYADAQRDLREVEEAHGQLRERISSLETEQAKFDALREVKRTALDAYDALADLLQRGKRDGDSPGFAGEIAKQLKIPAEYLRAIRAALGEFHRSFAFDTVDDLLATLPWLDEQGKGDGAALISLNPGSSQDPLEAPEDSGCVGNAASLVDVDQAIRPAIEVLLGQTIVVRDIAAAKRVLPELPPQGRVVTLAGDLILGSGAVLLAQDSEEESPDALSRLEAKSADVRERLDLVHTEETQLAEKSEAARQALESAQTDTERTRDDLLQARLAREQSQMLLADAGERRSNLQEQIEALDRTLSAVEVEKHEIGTQGESFDARYAELEKELNDAVGAAESADPNVGLAKAQARLDLARSSLAEGQSRRAEVETRLADLDRQLQEWRTRLASNENERGAANEEAAEIERGMEELETQLAELQQKLAPIEQSLQDAERKRNEMEAEGNRFRNALQTAERANSQAQIDLARRQEELTSLRRRIEDDFGLVSFDYAPGELGQEPLPLGGLVERFMTSQLKDLNQAQERIHDVIAELNLLMEREFRKTFDAVSKAFKETYKRLFGGGSARLVLTDAEDLTETGIDIEARLPGRREQGLAVLSGGERSLVATSLIFALLKVSPTPFCVLDEVDAMLDESNVVRFNDMLRELSEETQFVVITHNRLTAQSGEVIYGVSMGADSVSRVLSLKLEDVEKELAI
- a CDS encoding putative dsRNA-binding protein, whose translation is MRGRGEESTGGRERPALLCAAFEALIGAIYHDAGFPAVIEFMEERLKSASETVLEDQSLFDARSLLQIWAQAELGQTPRYKTVGSIGPDHSREFIVEVDVGNGMLGRGCGHSKQEAAQAA
- a CDS encoding ribonuclease III domain-containing protein, which produces MQPNEFAHQAGLTFVDSHLLRRALTHRSFVNEHPEALEDNERLEFLGDAALDFLTAAWLYRHFPEMNEGQLTRLRSALVRTEQLAAFAGAR
- the fabF gene encoding beta-ketoacyl-ACP synthase II, with the translated sequence MEYDTRVVVTGMGTVNPLGLDVPETWQNLLAGKSGIGPITRIDTSPYNVHIAGEIKNFDFEPYITAREARRMDLFEQFAIAATRQAIDQAGLDIAAEDPTRIAAVISAAVGGLQSMQEGILIMDQQGSRRVSPFLIPMFMSNGAAGLIAIHFGVMGPCFSVASACASAADGIGQAAMMIRSGYIDAAIAGGSEAPISGIGLGCFDRLGALSHNQEKPYVTPRPFDKDRDGLVMAEGAAVLVLESLEHAQARGAEIVGEFVGYGSTADAFHITAPAEDGAGGSAAIRKALEDGNLTPQDVDYVNAHGTGTILNDVAETKAIKSALGEHAGSVAVSSTKSMTGHMMGATGALESIFCILAIRDNQIPPTINLAEPDAGCDLDYVPNQAREAQVNVTLSNAFGFGGHNAVLAFRAFSG
- a CDS encoding MoaD/ThiS family protein, coding for MEVSSQPVFEWDAGAISKISRWVDVGQRLYLLFAFVTGYNDPDPNQVGLPAAGFLFSQWMENDDLWISRQALMRLSVLYFATLRQRVGIRQEKLELAMGSRVSDLLTMLQKRHTSLEDALPTTLVSINREYASRDELLHDGDEVALFPPVSGGATSPKSTLFRLTNDALDIEQILADLDASQIKAACVCSGRAIGDTISDTEVDRVADEIRERWPAVRGVAVVRRAGGEIETPNVLIACTSDQGSVEVLYAAQFGIERLIRSILTDGNEDIHMV
- the rpmF gene encoding 50S ribosomal protein L32 encodes the protein MPPLPKRKTSKGRRDRRRAHDALQARHLLVCANCGEKRLPHHVCPSCGHYAGREVIEIEQGYNL